A portion of the SAR324 cluster bacterium genome contains these proteins:
- the rpmG gene encoding 50S ribosomal protein L33, with protein MRDTIQLECTECKRKNYTASRNKRTKTSRMEIKKYCRWDRKHTIHKETK; from the coding sequence ATGCGGGACACGATTCAATTGGAATGCACAGAGTGTAAACGGAAAAACTATACGGCTTCCCGTAACAAGCGCACTAAAACCAGCCGGATGGAAATTAAGAAATATTGCCGCTGGGATCGTAAACACACGATCCATAAAGAAACCAAGTAA
- the secE gene encoding preprotein translocase subunit SecE, translated as MFSKFKQFLDDIRAEFKKVHWPDRDETIKATSIVLALSLIVAVFLGVADLGLSSIMKMIIS; from the coding sequence ATGTTTAGTAAGTTCAAGCAGTTTTTGGATGATATTCGAGCAGAATTTAAAAAAGTTCATTGGCCAGACCGTGATGAAACCATCAAGGCAACATCCATTGTTTTGGCTCTTTCCCTGATCGTCGCCGTATTTCTGGGCGTTGCGGACTTGGGTTTGTCTTCAATCATGAAGATGATTATTTCCTGA